In the Loxodonta africana isolate mLoxAfr1 chromosome 1, mLoxAfr1.hap2, whole genome shotgun sequence genome, one interval contains:
- the LOC100671989 gene encoding putative olfactory receptor 2B8, which translates to MERANDSTFSRFILLGFSGRPHLETVLFVVILITYLLSFLGNGIIILLSILEPRLHTPMYSFLSNLSFMDLCLTTCTVPQALVNFKGKDKTITYGGCVTQLFIASGLGGVECILLSVMAYDRYAAVCCPLHYMVIMHPQLCLQLVATAWLIGFGNSVMQTALTMTLPLCGKNQVDHFFCEVPAMLKLACTDTSINEAELFAVSVLFLVVPLSLILVSYGHITHAVLMIKSAQGRWKAFGTCGSHVLVVIIFFGTLISMYLQPPTSYSQDVNKSIALFYSLVTPLLNPMIYTLRNKEVKGALRRLVGRASKEG; encoded by the coding sequence ATGGAAAGAGCTAATGACAGCACCTTCTCCAGATTCATTCTCTTGGGCTTCTCTGGCAGACCCCATCTGGAGACAGTTCTCTTTGTGGTTATCCTAATCACCTACTTGTTGAGCTTTCTAGGCAATGGCATCATCATACTTTTGTCAATTTTGGAACCCCGTCTCCATACCCCTATGTATTCCTTCCTCTCCAACTTGTCTTTTATGGATCTTTGTCTGACTACTTGTACTGTCCCTCAGGCACTGGTCAACTTCAAGGGGAAGGACAAGACCATCACCTATGGTGGCTGTGTCACACAGCTCTTTATTGCCTCGGGACTGGGGGGAGTGGAATGTATCCTCCTGTCTGTCATGGCTTATGACCGTTATGCAGCTGTCTGCTGCCCACTCCACTACATGGTGATCATGCATCCCCAGCTTTGCTTGCAGTTGGTTGCAACTGCTTGGCTTATAGGCTTTGGTAATTCTGTGATGCAGACGGCATTGACCATGACTCTCCCTCTCTGTGGTAAAAACCAAGTGGATCATTTCTTCTGTGAAGTTCCAGCGATGTTGAAACTGGCCTGCACTGACACCTCCATCAATGAGGCTGAACTCTTTGCCGTCAGCGTCTTGTTCTTGGTGGTGCCTCTTTCACTCATCTTAGTGTCTTATGGTCACATTACCCATGCAGTCCTGATGATAAAGTCAGCACAGGGGAGATGGAAAGCTTTTGGAACCTGTGGTTCTCATGTCCTGGTGGTGATCATTTTCTTTGGCACACTCATCTCCATGTACCTCCAGCCTCCCACCAGTTATTCGCAGGATGTGAACAAAAGCATTGCACTCTTCTATTCTCTGGTGACTCCCCTGCTGAATCCCATGATTTACACTCTGAGGAACAAGGAAGTCAAAGGGGCACTAAGGAGATTAGTGGGGAGAGCCTCAAAAGAGGGTTAA